The Corylus avellana chromosome ca8, CavTom2PMs-1.0 genome has a segment encoding these proteins:
- the LOC132190237 gene encoding ultraviolet-B receptor UVR8, with product MNDAVNLSRKVVAVAAGEAHTLALTGDGCVYSWGRGMFGRLGTGSEADELLPVRVNFDSPGRSKEERLKFVGVAAGAYHSLALADDGSIWGWGYNIYGQLGVSGENSAVPCLLEQFVGLASPDSQTDESETKSKVSLKVCSIKAGGMMSLAIDNLGALWIWGNCPQQSSSDEAEFFLVSTFTPTPVWDFYGHNVVKVACGNEHVVALVSAGETYKGNDLVCYSWGNNKHGQLGLGDRESRLHPEIIKTFNEDSPWAVYEVECGAFHTALLTRKKRVSDTLESVCWTFGLGDKGQLGHGTTQSALFPEPVKELQQSVYLISVDCGLFHTSVVSSAGEVWSWGMVKGLGLCPDAAISDSGDAASPLLISFNGPQWSKFQDPVQVACGAAHTLLVAHDGYKLWSWGRGRSGALGNGKTVDCFSPTMVLWPPLTEDFKQEELKTSGEEDNFGAKDSERVTEIDKKLSLAMEEMKLLQSKLSLMERYASILHGSIFGKPFEQQDIPASLQNFGTFNVAKEWENMLEAADRRKLIGLEMFYRNILAGVKDKLMKKRIQEIVKESLHSSSMDISDKTRGE from the exons ATGAACGACGCAGTTAACTTGTCCCGCAAAGTGGTCGCGGTAGCTGCCGGTGAAGCTCACACTCTCGCTCTCACAG GGGATGGGTGCGTGTACTCGTGGGGAAGAGGGATGTTTGGGCGACTCGGGACCGGTTCAGAGGCGGACGAGCTTTTACCGGTCCGTGTCAATTTTGATTCTCCCGGTAGATCGAAAGAAGAGCGGCTCAAGTTTGTGGGTGTAGCTGCTGGCGCTTATCATAGTCTTGCTCTTGCAG ATGATGGATCTATTTGGGGCTGGGGTTACAACATCT ATGGCCAACTTGGTGTTAGTGGAGAAAATTCTGCAGTGCCCTGCTTGCTGGAGCAATTTGTTGGGTTGGCATCTCCTGATTCTCAGACAGATGAGTCGGAAACAAAGAGTAAGGTGTCACTGAAG GTTTGTTCTATCAAAGCTGGAGGAATGATGTCTCTAGCAATTGATAATCTTGGGGCCCTCTGGATTTGGGGCAATTGCCCACAGCAAAGTAGCAGCGATGAAGCTGAATTCTTTCTTGTAAGCACTTTCACTCCAACACCTGTCTGGGATTTCTATGGCCACAATGTTGTCAAGGTGGCATGTGGAAATGAGCATGTTGTGGCCTTGGTTAGTGCTGGAGAAACATATAAAGGTAATGACCTAGTATGCTACTCTTGGGGTAACAACAAACATGGCCAGTTAGGTTTGGGGGATAGAGAGAGCAGGCTGCATCCTGAAATCATTAAGACATTTAATGAAGACTCTCCTTGGGCAGTTTATGAGGTAGAATGTGGGGCCTTTCACACGGCTTTGCTCACTCGTAAAAAGAGAGTAAGTGACACACTAGAAAGTGTGTGCTGGACATTTGGCCTTGGTGACAAGGGGCAGCTTGGGCATGGAACTACACAGAGTGCATTATTTCCTGAACCTGTGAAAGAATTGCAGCAGTCTGTTTATCTGATCTCTGTTGACTGTGGCTTGTTTCATACTAGTGTTGTTTCGTCAGCAGGAGAAGTGTGGTCGTGGGGAATGGTGAAGGGTCTTGGCCTATGCCCAGATGCTGCTATTTCTGATTCAGGGGATGCCGCTTCTCCTCTGCTAATTTCATTTAACGGGCCACAATGGTCTAAATTTCAGGATCCAGTACAAGTTGCTTGTGGGGCTGCACATACTCTTCTTGTTGCACATGATGGATATAAGCTTTGGTCTTGGGGTCGGGGAAGGAGTGGGGCTCTTGGCAATGGTAAGACAGTTGATTGTTTTTCTCCCACTATGGTATTATGGCCTCCACTTACGGAAGATTTCAAACAAGAGGAGTTGAAGACTTCTGGGGAGGAAGATAATTTTGGAGCAAAGGATTCTGAAAGAGTCACAGAAATAGacaaaaaattgtctttggcAATGGAGGAGATGAAGCTTCTTCAATCAAAACTTTCTTTGATGGAACGGTATGCTAGCATACTTCATGGCtcaatttttggaaaaccttTTGAACAGCAAGATATTCCAGCCTCATTGCAGAACTTCGGTACTTTTAACGTTGCAAAGGAATGGGAGAACATGTTGGAGGCTGCAGATCGTCGGAAGCTCATCGGGTTGGAAATGTTCTACCGAAATATACTTGCAGGTGTTAAAGATAAGCTAATGAAGAAAAGGATTCAGGAGATTGTAAAAGAGTCTCTCCATTCTTCTTCAATGGACATCAGTGATAAAACTAGAGGGGAATAA